From Candidatus Manganitrophus morganii, the proteins below share one genomic window:
- a CDS encoding type 1 glutamine amidotransferase, with protein MAENIRLEGLRVAILVTDDFEQVELTEPKKALEEAGATTAIISPHPGQVQGMNHDEKADRFNVDQTLDQANPDDYDAVLLPGGVINADALRMERKAQEFVRMIEAANKPIAFICHAPWLLVSAGLVNGRTLTSYYTLQDDIRNAGGRWWDLPLVHDDNWVSSRFPKDIPIFNQGMIELFSDYQEMEEYEEAA; from the coding sequence TGGTCACGGATGATTTTGAGCAGGTGGAGTTAACGGAGCCGAAGAAGGCACTGGAGGAGGCCGGTGCGACAACAGCCATTATCTCTCCCCATCCCGGTCAGGTCCAGGGGATGAATCACGATGAGAAGGCCGACCGCTTCAATGTCGATCAGACGCTCGATCAGGCGAACCCCGATGATTATGATGCGGTTCTTTTGCCCGGCGGGGTGATCAACGCCGATGCCTTGAGAATGGAGCGGAAAGCGCAGGAGTTCGTGAGGATGATCGAAGCGGCCAACAAGCCGATCGCTTTTATCTGCCACGCGCCGTGGCTGCTTGTCTCGGCGGGGCTGGTCAACGGCCGAACATTGACCAGCTACTACACTCTCCAGGACGACATCCGCAACGCCGGAGGACGCTGGTGGGATCTGCCGCTGGTACATGACGATAACTGGGTCAGCAGCCGCTTTCCGAAAGATATCCCGATTTTTAATCAAGGAATGATCGAGCTTTTCTCCGACTATCAAGAGATGGAGGAATACGAAGAAGCGGCGTAG
- a CDS encoding DsbA family protein codes for MPKEKRANPLLWIVLLVGAAAGLFAIYTFRSEAPVQAERREAESAPPAPPKPVPAQFPVRGAPAAPVTIEEFSDFQCPFCARSVSTVKQILEEYPGEVRWVFRHFPVFESHPNAPAIHMVAIAAGEQGRFWEMHDLLFENRDRVARDDVFGYARRLNLDMARFESSLGDRSLITRMEADYNEAIERGVRATPTFFINGRKVEGAIPYSLFKREVETALASMKRAVKP; via the coding sequence TTGCCAAAAGAAAAAAGGGCGAATCCGCTTTTATGGATTGTGCTTCTGGTGGGAGCGGCCGCGGGTCTCTTTGCGATCTACACCTTCCGTTCGGAAGCCCCCGTCCAAGCGGAGCGGCGTGAGGCCGAGAGCGCTCCCCCTGCTCCACCCAAACCGGTCCCGGCCCAATTTCCGGTCCGGGGAGCACCGGCGGCGCCGGTGACGATCGAGGAGTTCTCCGATTTTCAATGTCCCTTCTGCGCCCGGAGCGTTTCAACCGTCAAGCAGATTCTCGAAGAGTACCCCGGCGAGGTCCGATGGGTCTTCCGCCACTTTCCGGTCTTTGAATCTCATCCAAACGCCCCGGCGATCCACATGGTCGCCATCGCCGCCGGCGAGCAGGGCCGCTTCTGGGAGATGCACGATCTTCTCTTTGAAAACCGGGACCGCGTCGCCCGAGACGACGTTTTCGGTTATGCCCGCCGGCTGAATCTCGACATGGCGCGGTTTGAGTCCTCCCTGGGCGATCGGAGTCTTATCACCCGGATGGAGGCCGATTATAACGAAGCGATCGAACGGGGGGTCCGGGCGACGCCGACCTTCTTCATCAACGGGCGCAAGGTGGAAGGGGCGATCCCCTATTCCCTCTTCAAACGAGAGGTCGAAACGGCCCTCGCCTCCATGAAGAGAGCCGTGAAACCCTAA
- a CDS encoding MmgE/PrpD family protein, whose protein sequence is MTLVEQLASFVVNASYENLSEAARQALKIRILDSIGCAIGALDGEPIRFIRAHLEDFGGAERCTLVGGGRNAPDRAAFYNSALVRYLDFNDSYLAKGETCHPSDNLGSVLAAAEYSDRSGKDLLAALAVAYQVQCRLSDVAPVRDKGFDHTTQGSYAAAAGVARALGLDPTRTAHAVAISGTAFNALRVTRTGLLSHWKGLAYPNTAFGATHAAFLAMRGITGPLEVFEGNKGFMESIAGRFEIDWQREDLERVTRTIIKKYNAEIHSQSAIEGILELKQEDPFSPADVERIEIEIFDVAHKIIGGGEEGDKTIVLNKEQADHSLQYMVAAALLDDQVMPEQYLPDRIERRDVQTLLHKITVRPRKDFSDRFPDEMPCRLIVSLRDGRMLIKEKRDYEGFYTRPMQWETVSRKFEQLSKRYADASLRRDIREGVSRIEALRTRDLMQLLSRVQFSTDLKAAS, encoded by the coding sequence ATGACCCTTGTCGAACAGCTCGCTTCATTCGTCGTCAATGCATCTTATGAAAACCTCTCCGAGGCCGCCCGTCAGGCGCTGAAGATCCGCATCCTCGATTCGATCGGTTGCGCCATCGGTGCGCTCGATGGAGAGCCGATCCGATTTATCCGAGCGCATCTGGAAGACTTCGGCGGCGCCGAGCGCTGCACCCTCGTCGGCGGCGGGCGGAACGCCCCCGATCGGGCCGCTTTCTACAACAGCGCCCTGGTCCGCTACCTCGACTTCAACGACAGTTATCTGGCAAAGGGGGAAACCTGTCATCCGAGCGACAACCTCGGGTCGGTCCTGGCCGCCGCCGAGTATTCGGATCGATCGGGCAAAGATCTCCTCGCGGCCCTGGCGGTCGCCTACCAGGTTCAGTGTCGCTTAAGCGACGTCGCTCCCGTCCGGGACAAGGGGTTCGATCATACCACCCAGGGGTCCTACGCCGCCGCGGCGGGAGTAGCCCGGGCGCTCGGTCTCGACCCAACCCGGACCGCGCATGCCGTCGCCATCAGCGGAACCGCCTTCAACGCGCTTCGGGTGACCCGGACGGGGCTCCTCTCCCATTGGAAGGGGCTGGCCTATCCGAACACCGCCTTCGGCGCAACCCACGCGGCCTTCTTGGCGATGCGCGGGATCACCGGTCCTTTGGAGGTCTTCGAGGGGAACAAGGGGTTCATGGAGAGCATCGCGGGGCGGTTTGAGATCGATTGGCAGAGAGAAGATCTCGAACGGGTGACGCGCACCATCATCAAGAAGTACAACGCCGAGATTCATTCCCAATCGGCGATTGAAGGAATTTTGGAGCTCAAGCAGGAGGACCCTTTCTCTCCGGCCGACGTGGAACGGATCGAGATCGAGATCTTCGACGTCGCGCACAAAATTATCGGCGGAGGAGAAGAAGGGGACAAGACGATCGTTTTAAACAAAGAGCAGGCCGATCACAGCCTGCAATATATGGTCGCCGCCGCCCTCCTGGATGACCAGGTGATGCCGGAACAATATCTCCCTGACCGGATCGAGCGGCGGGACGTTCAGACGCTCCTTCATAAGATCACCGTCCGCCCCCGGAAAGATTTCAGCGACCGGTTTCCCGACGAGATGCCGTGCCGGCTGATCGTCTCTCTACGAGACGGGCGGATGCTCATCAAAGAGAAACGGGATTATGAAGGGTTCTACACCCGCCCGATGCAGTGGGAGACCGTCTCCCGGAAATTCGAGCAGCTCAGCAAACGATACGCGGACGCCTCCCTGCGCCGCGATATTCGGGAGGGGGTCTCACGGATCGAAGCGCTCCGGACGCGGGACCTCATGCAGCTTTTGTCCCGGGTTCAGTTCTCGACCGATTTAAAAGCGGCTTCATAG